One Myxococcus xanthus genomic window carries:
- a CDS encoding AAA family ATPase, translating to MSDASPLSRLTAALDAAVFGQQRVLEDLVTAFLARGHVLLEGVPGVAKTLTARSMAGALGLLFTRIQFTPDLMPADILGTNVFQPQDHAFRLVKGPIFTEVVVADEINRTPPKTQAALLEAMEERQVTIDGVSHALPPHFFVVATQNPLELEGTYPLPEAQLDRFLMRVRVGYPEASAETTMLRAFHQREGKPATTRQVLDAPTLLELQSRAARVSCDDSIIQYVVAIVRETRTNPRVRLGASPRSAQALLAASKARAALMGTDFVTPDDVKAVTFSVLNHRLLLKAEAEVEGITADDVLKQTLERVRVPR from the coding sequence ATGTCCGACGCCTCTCCCCTCTCCCGTCTCACCGCCGCGCTCGACGCGGCCGTCTTCGGACAGCAGCGCGTGCTGGAGGACCTGGTGACGGCCTTCCTCGCGCGCGGCCACGTACTGCTGGAGGGCGTGCCCGGTGTGGCCAAGACGCTCACCGCGCGCAGCATGGCCGGCGCGCTGGGGCTGCTCTTCACGCGCATCCAGTTCACTCCGGACCTGATGCCGGCGGACATCCTGGGAACCAACGTCTTCCAGCCCCAGGACCACGCCTTCCGCCTCGTGAAGGGCCCCATCTTCACGGAGGTGGTGGTCGCGGACGAAATCAACCGCACCCCGCCCAAGACGCAGGCCGCGCTCCTGGAGGCCATGGAGGAGCGGCAGGTCACCATCGACGGCGTGTCCCACGCACTGCCGCCCCACTTCTTCGTGGTGGCCACGCAGAACCCCCTGGAGTTGGAGGGCACCTACCCACTGCCGGAGGCCCAGTTGGACCGCTTCCTCATGCGCGTGCGCGTGGGCTACCCGGAGGCCTCGGCGGAGACGACGATGCTCCGCGCCTTTCACCAGCGCGAAGGCAAGCCGGCCACCACCCGCCAGGTGCTGGATGCGCCCACGCTGCTGGAGTTGCAGTCGCGCGCCGCCCGCGTGTCGTGTGACGACTCCATCATCCAGTACGTGGTGGCCATCGTCCGGGAGACGCGCACCAACCCGCGCGTGCGCCTGGGTGCCAGCCCCCGCTCGGCCCAGGCGCTGCTCGCGGCCTCCAAGGCTCGCGCCGCGCTGATGGGCACGGACTTCGTCACCCCGGATGACGTCAAGGCCGTCACCTTCAGCGTCCTCAACCACCGGCTGCTCCTCAAGGCCGAGGCCGAGGTGGAAGGCATCACCGCGGATGACGTGCTGAAGCAGACGCTCGAACGGGTCCGAGTGCCCCGGTGA
- a CDS encoding peptidylprolyl isomerase produces MRRSHSVRALSTCVVAFSLLSGCVRSVPPVKPPPVDAQTLERIQAWEDARSLGNGALVSLAASAPDARVRARALRALARIQDPATLETVIAGLKDEDAAVRGEAAFAAGVLALSWEPLVDAELAALEKALVDAGRTERDADVRRAVVEAVGRLGTSGAVAWLSERMREVDGAEAAQATQALGVLARTRGAAVVAQVPLAPAEALLAAERPVEARQAGAHFLATVKRPEALLALRRCLGDADADVRASCAKGFGDVGGPEDAVVLGRLLEDSVPRVAAEAARSLAKLAAACSGPCTAVDALEALAARARRVARGMAPPAAAGASAPEGAKAPVETLARSSEGHALLALAQQGLPAFGRPVLESLRLALVDAERGAASDVARADLAWLDCRLAAAMDRQEGAPKEVLGCGYGRVPEARRLALGLREVAQTKGQGGAGFAVKYLRHPEARVRLTALEAVSARPVPEAAAPVRELIEGEDEVVAGAAAATAGVLKDAAALPAVEALAARVPRTPGDLAEPVAGALVALQGTAAEPRLREWLMHPHANVRRVAAQALTQLTGQRVRSARVELPANTFRPVAAPARAGLVLRTDKGDITVRLDVDEAPLTSGNLHALARKGYFNGVTFHRVVPDFVAQGGDPRGDGEGGPGYSIRCEMTRRPYGRGTLGMALAGKDTGGSQFFFTHAPQPHLDGRYTAFGEVVSGMDVVDALLEGDVIREARAVELAP; encoded by the coding sequence ATGCGCCGCTCGCACTCCGTCCGTGCCCTGTCGACATGTGTCGTCGCTTTCTCGCTGCTGTCCGGATGCGTCCGTTCCGTGCCGCCGGTGAAGCCGCCTCCCGTGGACGCGCAGACGCTCGAGCGCATCCAGGCGTGGGAGGACGCGCGCTCGCTGGGAAATGGGGCCCTGGTGTCGCTGGCCGCCAGTGCACCGGATGCCCGGGTGCGTGCTCGGGCCCTGCGGGCGCTGGCGCGAATCCAGGACCCGGCCACCCTGGAGACCGTCATCGCGGGGCTGAAGGATGAGGACGCGGCGGTACGTGGCGAGGCGGCCTTCGCCGCGGGCGTGCTCGCCCTGTCCTGGGAGCCCCTGGTGGATGCCGAGCTCGCGGCGTTGGAGAAGGCGCTGGTGGACGCCGGGCGGACGGAACGCGACGCGGACGTGCGGCGGGCGGTGGTGGAGGCCGTGGGCCGGCTCGGCACATCCGGGGCCGTGGCGTGGCTGTCCGAGCGGATGCGGGAAGTGGATGGGGCGGAGGCGGCCCAGGCCACACAGGCGTTGGGCGTCCTCGCGCGCACCCGCGGCGCGGCGGTGGTTGCCCAGGTGCCCCTGGCGCCAGCGGAGGCGCTGCTCGCGGCCGAGCGGCCGGTGGAGGCGCGTCAGGCAGGGGCTCATTTCCTGGCCACCGTGAAGCGGCCCGAGGCCTTGCTCGCGTTGCGCCGCTGCCTGGGTGATGCGGACGCGGACGTGCGGGCCTCGTGCGCGAAGGGCTTCGGTGACGTGGGTGGTCCCGAGGATGCCGTGGTCCTCGGGCGGCTCTTGGAGGACTCGGTTCCGCGTGTGGCGGCGGAGGCGGCGCGCTCGCTGGCGAAGCTGGCGGCGGCTTGCAGTGGACCGTGCACCGCGGTGGATGCGCTGGAGGCCTTGGCGGCGCGAGCCAGGCGCGTGGCCCGGGGCATGGCGCCTCCGGCGGCGGCGGGGGCGTCGGCGCCGGAGGGCGCGAAGGCGCCGGTGGAGACGTTGGCGCGGTCGTCGGAAGGACACGCGCTGCTGGCGCTGGCGCAGCAGGGTCTGCCCGCCTTCGGCCGTCCCGTCCTGGAGTCGCTGCGGCTCGCGCTGGTGGACGCGGAGCGGGGCGCGGCCTCGGACGTGGCGCGTGCGGACCTGGCCTGGCTGGACTGCCGGCTGGCGGCGGCGATGGACCGGCAGGAGGGCGCGCCGAAGGAAGTCCTGGGGTGCGGGTACGGACGCGTGCCCGAGGCGCGCCGGTTGGCGCTGGGGCTGCGCGAGGTGGCTCAGACGAAGGGGCAGGGTGGGGCGGGCTTCGCGGTGAAGTACCTGCGTCACCCCGAGGCGCGTGTGCGCCTGACGGCGCTGGAAGCCGTGTCCGCGCGGCCCGTGCCCGAGGCGGCGGCGCCGGTGCGTGAGCTCATCGAAGGCGAGGATGAAGTGGTGGCGGGCGCGGCGGCGGCGACCGCGGGTGTGCTCAAAGACGCGGCCGCGCTACCTGCCGTGGAGGCGCTGGCGGCACGTGTGCCGCGGACGCCGGGAGACCTGGCCGAGCCGGTGGCGGGCGCGTTGGTGGCGCTGCAGGGCACGGCCGCCGAACCCCGCCTGCGTGAATGGCTGATGCATCCGCACGCCAACGTGCGGCGCGTGGCGGCGCAGGCCCTCACGCAGTTGACGGGGCAGCGGGTGCGCTCGGCGCGCGTGGAGCTGCCCGCGAACACCTTCCGGCCCGTGGCCGCCCCGGCGCGCGCGGGGCTCGTGCTGCGCACCGACAAGGGGGACATCACCGTGCGGCTGGACGTGGACGAGGCGCCCCTCACGTCGGGCAACCTCCACGCGCTGGCGCGCAAGGGCTATTTCAACGGCGTCACCTTCCACCGCGTGGTGCCGGACTTCGTCGCGCAGGGCGGAGACCCGCGCGGGGACGGTGAGGGCGGGCCGGGGTACTCCATTCGCTGCGAGATGACGCGTCGGCCCTACGGCCGAGGCACCCTGGGCATGGCCCTGGCCGGGAAGGACACCGGTGGCAGCCAGTTCTTCTTCACCCACGCCCCGCAGCCGCACCTGGACGGCCGCTACACGGCCTTTGGCGAGGTGGTGTCCGGCATGGACGTGGTTGACGCCCTCCTGGAAGGGGACGTCATCCGCGAAGCGCGCGCGGTGGAGCTGGCGCCCTGA